CGCAGAGATCTGTAAGTTCCGGAGCTCCATGTCCTAACAGCGTGGCCAACGGCATGCCATGGATATTACCGGAGGGCGACGTTTCCGGTGTATTAATGTCAGCATGGGCGTCGAACCAAATTAACCCGATCTCCTCACCCCGGGAGCGGTAATGGGAAGCTAGTGCCGTAAAGGTCGGGATCGCGATCGCGTGGTCTCCACCAAGGATGATCGGTATCTCGTCGTTTGCGAGGATGTTCTCGAGAGCTCGGGTGATGTTCAGGCTGGAGGCCAGCATCTCCGGCAGATGTTTTGGATTAGCATTCGATTCCTGATCCGTGGGCTGCACAATGGCGACGTCCCCGTGATCACTAACCTCGTACCCAAGTGCCCGGATATGCTCCGCCAAGCTATGGCCGCGGATCTTCGACAGCCGCATCGCATTGACCCCGAGTTCGCTGCCGGTATGACCGGCACCGAATCCAAGCGGAACCCCCAAAATTCCTACTTTTTTACCTAAACCTGGTCTCATAATACCTTCAACTCAACAACTACAACTCACCAAACCCGCTTTCGAAGAGTGCCTTAATCGCTGCGATCGCATCGCTTTCGTCCTCTCCCTCAGCAATAACGCTTAATCCGGTCCCGAATGATGCAGCAAGGTGGAGCACGCTCAATATCGATTTTGCATTGGCCGTTAGGCCTGTATCTTCACGGATAAGGGTTATCCGGCATTTAAAGCCGGCGGCAAGACGTACCAGCCGAGCGGCAGCTCTCGCATGCAGGCCCAAGGCATTGATGATCGGAAGGGGCTGTTTAAGCATCCTTGCTAACTCTCTGCGGCTCGAGTAAGATGCCCGCCCGGCAGATCGCATCCTTGCCCTGCTCCTCGACCTCTTTTGCGAGTTCGTGAAGTGTCATTTCCCGCGTGGTCGAAGCGGCTTTTATGACCATTGGCAAATTA
This sequence is a window from Acidobacteriota bacterium. Protein-coding genes within it:
- a CDS encoding HPr family phosphocarrier protein; amino-acid sequence: MLKQPLPIINALGLHARAAARLVRLAAGFKCRITLIREDTGLTANAKSILSVLHLAASFGTGLSVIAEGEDESDAIAAIKALFESGFGEL
- the rocF gene encoding arginase, which gives rise to MRPGLGKKVGILGVPLGFGAGHTGSELGVNAMRLSKIRGHSLAEHIRALGYEVSDHGDVAIVQPTDQESNANPKHLPEMLASSLNITRALENILANDEIPIILGGDHAIAIPTFTALASHYRSRGEEIGLIWFDAHADINTPETSPSGNIHGMPLATLLGHGAPELTDLCGFSPKLNPRYLAHIGARDIDDGERSQIEKLGLRKNFFTMSDVDSRGMQACVADAIEIASQAPGGFAVTFDVDGIDPRFAPGSGTLVRGGATYREAHLTLEMIAAHGGLRSFEIVEVNPLLDHSNITVELACELILSALGKTIL